In Aulosira sp. FACHB-615, the following are encoded in one genomic region:
- a CDS encoding DNA/RNA non-specific endonuclease — protein sequence MKKSKFAKLILPVALPAVFFAIFNSSQKPLTAQSSVSVHLTMGNPSGATTSTSNRLLVKPQYATSHNCAKGIPNWVSWQLNSSWLGSAPRQDDFRADTTLPSGCYRVTTTSYTGSGFDRGHMAPSADRTNTIANNSATFLMTNIIPQAPDNNQGVWANLEDYSRSLVAQGKELYIISGGYGTGGSGSNGSRTTIDNGRVTVPARTWKVIVVLDRPGLGVSGVTNATRVIAVDIPNVQGVRNANWRNYRVSVDTLESRTGYDFLSQVSTSIQSTIEARVDNL from the coding sequence ATGAAAAAGTCTAAATTTGCTAAACTGATTCTACCTGTTGCTTTACCAGCAGTGTTTTTCGCTATCTTTAATAGCTCCCAAAAGCCACTTACTGCTCAAAGCTCAGTCAGTGTTCATTTAACAATGGGAAATCCTAGTGGTGCTACTACTAGTACTTCCAATCGTTTATTAGTTAAACCTCAGTATGCAACCTCACATAATTGTGCCAAAGGAATCCCTAATTGGGTAAGTTGGCAATTAAACTCATCATGGTTAGGAAGTGCGCCACGCCAAGATGATTTCCGTGCAGATACTACCTTACCTTCTGGGTGTTATCGAGTTACTACTACTAGTTACACAGGTAGCGGCTTTGACAGAGGACACATGGCTCCTTCTGCTGATAGAACTAATACAATTGCCAATAATTCTGCTACCTTCTTAATGACAAATATCATTCCTCAAGCTCCTGATAATAATCAGGGTGTCTGGGCAAATTTGGAAGATTATTCTAGAAGTTTAGTGGCTCAAGGTAAAGAACTTTACATTATTTCTGGCGGTTACGGCACTGGTGGATCAGGATCAAACGGTAGTCGCACTACTATTGATAATGGTCGCGTCACGGTTCCCGCCAGAACTTGGAAAGTTATTGTAGTTTTAGACAGACCAGGTTTAGGAGTTAGTGGCGTAACTAATGCTACTAGGGTAATTGCTGTTGATATACCCAATGTACAAGGTGTCAGAAACGCAAATTGGAGAAACTATAGAGTGAGTGTTGATACTTTGGAATCAAGAACTGGGTACGATTTCCTTTCTCAAGTTTCTACCTCTATTCAAAGTACGATTGAGGCTAGAGTAGATAATTTATAA
- a CDS encoding ATP-binding protein: MLNRNRLQMQNARNSKVVKVAAAIATFTGSFVLLGWMFNIEFLKIGNNPRLFTMKANTALCFILLGVSLWLLQINQNQPAKQKQQVYFWLMRVLSFIPIIIGLLTIIQYLFGENFGIDQLLLRDTQTPAVSAYPGRMGINTAINFFCLGCGLEILIHPKRERHYWYAQILTLIAGVISLEALIGYTYDIKILYSLFLNGTPMALHTVLMFSVLCIGILWSSTDQGFMHVITSESYGGLLARRLLIAAIAVPLLLGWLIVQGQRVGYYDSAFAIAIFALVLIIIFALLIWQCAALVERLWYKHEYTQTALRVYEEKLKSFVDANIIGIVLGDIYGNIHQANDEFLRMVGYTRADLLAGELNKDKIILPEYLDLDAQAIAEAQSNTNGACTPYKKAYLRQDGHRIPVLVGYVLVGEKREELVAFILDLTERQQAQEQILQLNRDLQRRVVELQTLLDVIPIGIGIAEDRECRNIRVNPCFAKQLGISTDINASLTAPTAERPQTFKVYCEGRELSPEELPMQYAAAHGVEVLDLEVDVVHNDGRVTNLLEYVAPLFDEEGNSRGCIGAFLDITSRKQAEELQQNQRKWLEDVLNLMPRPLLLIEPGTARVTFANRTANELAGGEFPQGIPAEEYHTAYYYTDATGDRIPNEQMPGVRVARGERLNGIEVDWHTSQGTYSLLIFADTLPAMHGFPATCIFVFQDITKLKQAEKALSVGNQRLQLLFSTASALLSSQQPVTLIDSVFCQLQEQISIDIYLNYLVEDNSQVMRLASYRGFSEELAKEIELLEFGQAVCGTTAQYRQPIYVENVQQSTDIKTALIRSLGIQAYYSYPLIAQDKLFGTLSFGSCSRNFFTENQRSMMQAICDQIAIAMERSSLITSLQQQTEQLQQANRMKDEFLAILSHELRSPLNAILGWAQLLRSRKLNETQISKALETIERNAKMQTQMIEDLLDISRMIRGKLQLKVATCNLITIIESTIETVTLAAQAKEIELQFAWANYGEAAFLISGDSDRLQQIIWNLLSNAIKFTPQGGKVEIQLTRSVAHHSESITYAQIQIIDTGIGINSEFLPYVFDRFRQADSSSTRAHGGLGLGLAIVRHLVELHGGMITVDSPGDGQGTTFTVKLPLLLNKETISAPVSLTEANSDILPAFPSLAGVRVLVVDDEADTREYISTVLQQCQAQVKTVASVPEALQMIAQWQPDVLVSDIGMPGEDGYSLIRQLRSQPPAKGGKIPAAALTAYARAEDRMRAIQAGFQLHLPKPIKPAELVTVVASLVGRT; encoded by the coding sequence TTCATCCCTATAATTATTGGCTTACTCACAATCATTCAATATTTGTTTGGTGAGAATTTTGGCATTGATCAGCTGCTGTTGCGAGATACACAAACTCCTGCTGTGTCAGCTTATCCTGGACGGATGGGAATTAATACCGCCATTAACTTTTTCTGTTTGGGCTGTGGGTTAGAAATTTTAATCCATCCAAAACGCGAACGCCATTATTGGTATGCTCAAATTTTGACTTTGATAGCTGGTGTAATTTCTTTAGAAGCATTGATTGGTTACACCTACGACATCAAAATTCTCTACAGTTTGTTTTTGAATGGCACACCAATGGCATTGCACACAGTATTAATGTTTAGTGTGCTGTGTATCGGGATTCTCTGGTCAAGTACTGACCAAGGATTTATGCACGTCATTACCAGTGAAAGTTATGGCGGTTTGTTGGCGCGTCGTTTATTAATAGCGGCGATCGCTGTACCTTTATTATTAGGCTGGTTAATTGTTCAAGGTCAACGAGTCGGATATTATGATTCAGCTTTTGCCATAGCGATATTTGCACTGGTTTTGATTATTATTTTTGCTCTGTTAATTTGGCAGTGTGCTGCTTTAGTAGAAAGGCTGTGGTACAAGCATGAATACACGCAAACAGCACTTAGAGTCTATGAAGAAAAACTCAAAAGTTTCGTAGATGCGAACATCATTGGAATTGTGTTGGGTGATATTTATGGCAACATTCACCAAGCCAATGACGAATTTTTGAGAATGGTTGGCTATACCCGCGCAGATTTACTCGCGGGTGAATTAAACAAAGACAAAATCATCTTACCAGAGTACCTGGATTTAGATGCACAAGCGATCGCCGAAGCCCAAAGTAATACCAATGGCGCTTGTACACCATACAAAAAAGCATATCTCCGCCAAGATGGTCATCGCATACCTGTATTAGTTGGTTATGTTCTCGTGGGAGAAAAACGGGAAGAATTGGTAGCTTTTATTCTGGACTTAACCGAACGCCAACAAGCACAAGAACAAATTCTCCAACTCAATCGAGATTTACAACGGCGAGTAGTCGAACTGCAAACCTTATTAGATGTGATTCCGATAGGAATTGGGATTGCGGAAGATCGTGAATGTAGAAATATTCGCGTTAACCCTTGTTTTGCCAAGCAACTCGGTATCTCCACAGATATCAATGCTTCTCTGACTGCGCCTACCGCAGAACGACCCCAAACATTTAAAGTTTACTGCGAAGGTCGAGAATTATCGCCAGAAGAACTACCAATGCAGTATGCAGCCGCACATGGTGTAGAAGTTTTGGATTTGGAAGTGGATGTGGTTCATAACGATGGCCGAGTCACTAACTTATTAGAATATGTTGCACCATTGTTTGACGAAGAAGGTAACAGCAGAGGTTGTATTGGCGCATTTTTAGATATTACTAGTCGCAAGCAAGCTGAAGAATTACAGCAAAACCAACGCAAATGGCTGGAAGATGTGTTAAATCTTATGCCCAGACCATTGCTGTTGATTGAACCAGGAACAGCAAGGGTGACATTTGCCAATCGCACAGCCAATGAGTTAGCAGGCGGTGAATTTCCCCAAGGCATCCCAGCCGAAGAATATCACACAGCATATTATTATACAGATGCCACAGGCGATCGCATCCCCAATGAGCAAATGCCAGGGGTACGTGTTGCCCGTGGTGAACGTTTAAATGGTATAGAAGTAGACTGGCACACCAGCCAAGGCACATATTCTTTATTAATTTTTGCAGATACACTGCCAGCAATGCACGGTTTTCCAGCTACCTGCATTTTCGTCTTCCAAGATATTACTAAACTCAAGCAAGCCGAAAAAGCATTATCAGTAGGTAATCAACGGCTGCAATTACTATTTAGTACCGCCAGCGCCTTATTATCTAGTCAGCAACCAGTCACACTCATTGATAGCGTTTTCTGCCAACTCCAAGAACAAATTAGTATAGATATTTACCTTAACTACTTGGTTGAAGATAATTCTCAGGTCATGCGTCTTGCTTCTTATCGAGGCTTTAGCGAGGAACTAGCAAAAGAGATTGAGTTGTTAGAATTTGGTCAAGCAGTCTGCGGTACTACAGCCCAATATCGCCAACCCATTTATGTTGAAAATGTCCAACAATCAACTGATATCAAAACAGCATTAATTCGTTCTTTAGGTATTCAGGCTTACTACAGTTACCCTTTAATTGCTCAAGACAAGTTGTTCGGGACTCTTTCTTTTGGCAGTTGCAGCCGTAATTTCTTCACCGAAAATCAAAGAAGTATGATGCAGGCGATTTGTGATCAAATTGCGATCGCAATGGAACGCTCAAGTTTAATTACTTCCTTGCAGCAGCAAACAGAGCAGTTGCAGCAAGCCAACCGGATGAAAGATGAGTTTTTAGCTATACTTTCCCATGAATTGCGATCGCCCCTCAATGCAATTCTCGGCTGGGCGCAATTATTACGCAGTCGCAAACTCAACGAAACTCAAATCAGTAAGGCGCTAGAAACCATTGAGCGGAATGCCAAGATGCAAACCCAAATGATTGAAGACTTACTTGATATCTCACGGATGATTCGCGGTAAGTTACAGCTAAAAGTTGCTACTTGTAATTTAATCACGATTATTGAATCGACAATTGAAACTGTCACTTTAGCCGCCCAAGCCAAAGAAATCGAGTTGCAATTTGCGTGGGCAAATTATGGAGAAGCAGCATTTTTAATTTCTGGTGATAGCGATCGCTTACAACAAATTATCTGGAATTTGCTATCAAATGCTATTAAGTTTACACCCCAAGGCGGTAAAGTTGAAATTCAACTTACCAGAAGTGTTGCTCATCATTCCGAATCTATCACGTACGCCCAAATTCAAATCATTGACACGGGTATAGGGATTAACAGCGAATTTCTCCCTTACGTATTTGACCGCTTCCGTCAAGCCGACAGTTCCAGCACTAGGGCGCACGGTGGCTTAGGGTTAGGTTTAGCAATTGTGCGTCACCTAGTAGAATTACACGGTGGTATGATCACTGTTGATAGCCCCGGAGACGGACAAGGTACAACCTTTACAGTTAAATTACCCTTACTACTCAATAAAGAAACTATATCTGCACCAGTCAGCCTAACTGAAGCTAACAGTGATATTTTACCTGCGTTTCCCTCCCTAGCTGGTGTGCGCGTCCTAGTTGTAGATGATGAAGCCGACACCAGGGAGTACATATCCACAGTATTGCAACAATGTCAAGCCCAAGTAAAAACCGTTGCTTCAGTCCCAGAAGCATTACAAATGATTGCTCAGTGGCAACCAGATGTGTTAGTTAGTGATATTGGGATGCCCGGTGAAGATGGCTATTCATTAATTCGCCAATTGCGATCGCAACCTCCAGCAAAAGGCGGTAAAATTCCCGCCGCCGCCCTCACCGCCTACGCCAGAGCCGAAGACCGAATGCGTGCTATTCAAGCAGGTTTTCAACTACATCTACCTAAACCCATCAAACCTGCTGAATTAGTGACAGTAGTCGCCAGCTTAGTCGGTAGAACTTGA